AATTTCACACTATAAACACAACTACTatcgatgaaaatatatatatttagctaGCGGTGGTGCACTGAATAGCAACGCGTTGTGTAGTTGAACATtgggtttatttttttgtacgttTTCAAACAAATCCGACACGGTAATATACACTGGTAGTTCATACagccgtacctatataatacgctATTGTGCGTAATGCGTATTGTGTTGAGAGAATGTAAAAATGTGatgccaaatataatatatatatatatatatatatgtaatatgtatataatattatataatgtacaatccTATTTTGAAAAATCGCTTTAGTCAGATCACCCACTCCAAATACTgaggatttttttaataaaaaaatgttaatacgcaggttgttacttgttataaGTGTTACATCATGATGTTACTATAGCtgggaaatatttaaatatgctttttttttaacacggcTGTGAGATTAATCTATCGTTTTGGGTTATCCGCAGGATTCTCCATAGCTCAGGTGATGGTGCACGGTGGTCTGCGGATGAGCACTTCGCGAGCGTACCTGCGACCTGCCCACGACAGGCCCAACCTGTTCGTGAAGATCAACAGCAGAGTTACCGGGTTGGTGTTGAACAAGCTAAACAGCCGCGTGCAGGGTGTCAAGTACGTGGACCAGTACGGTGAACACATGGTGCGCGCCCGGAAGGAGGTGATCCTGTCGGCGGGTGTGGTCGGTTCCGCGCACTTGCTCCTGGTGTCCGGCATTGGACCGGCTGAGGAACTGCTCCAGGCTGGTGTTACTGTTTTCCAGGATCTGCCGGTCGGTCGGAACCTGCAGCACCATGTATCTGTCAGCGTCGCTGCCACAGTGAACGCGTCAGAGGAGGCCCACTACCTGACCATGGACGCGGTGTCCGAGTTCTTGGCCACGCGCACCGGCCCACTGGCCAGCACGGGACTCACACAGACCACAGGATTTTTGACCACCTCATACTCAGTCGACGGGGTGAGTAATAATTGTTTAGGTATAATTGGTTAGATCGTCGTGTAAGAGTGGCAATGACTAACTCCCGGTGATCGTTTGTCGACATTCTAATGTGTGCATCACTACATAAAACCAATTTGACGATTGACAATATAATCTAtagttttttgatataatttagaTAGGTGTCGAATAATggtcaataatatacatacttacgTTTGTTAGGTACCCGATGCACAGGTGTACTTCGATGGTCTGGCACCCAACTGTGACAAGATCCCCGTGGATCCAGATGGTCCGGCGTACCGCAAGTATGAGGGTTCGAGGGCGTACGTGTGGGCCAGACCAACGTACCTGTTGACAAGGAGCAAGGGCTACATCGCGCTGCGGACTGGCAATCCGTTGGATGACCCGATCATCCAGCCCAATTACTTCCAAGACCCACGGGACGTGCTAGCCATGGTGGAAAGCATACGGGTCGTGTTGGCTCTGATGGACACGCGGGCGTTGAGCAAGTGGGACATGCAACCGGACACTACGCCATATCAGGGATGCGCGCAGCACGTGTACGGCACGGACGCGTACTGGGCGTGCGTGGTGGTCACCGACACGAAACCCGAGAACCACCATTCGGGAACTTGCAAAATGGGACCGATCGACGATCCGGAGACGGTGGTCGACCCGGAGCTCCGGGTACTCGGTGTGGCCAACTTGAGGGTGATGGACGCGTCTGTGTTCCCCACCGGGCCCAACTGCAATCCCATGGCGCCAGTCATAATGGTAGCCGAGAAGGGATCGGATATGGTCAAGCAGACGTGGAGTGCATATGCACACGAGTACAACGTTCCACCTTACAAAAAGCCAAGGACGGCatgataatattacctatacctagtgATTATAGCGATATCGTGAACCTGACCTATGTGGCCAtgtgtattatgtgtatatatagaaccattatttatttacttcgCATTTCGTGGATGATGTGAAGGTATATTATCGTATGTGCATTAAATAGTAGATTAACAAGAACACCAACTTCACCAAACATacatgttttaacttttaagtgcatatttatttgtgttgaaaaataaatcctCAATGTAAAAAGAGTTCTAATAGGTATTTCTCTGAATgggtacatagtacatactattataatttattaacgggtgtaacttttaaaatatacaatattttataaccaaaatCTTTgagaattgtatttatatagtttaagtatattatacctacgcttAAATAAGAtagaatgttatattatttaagtgtttttgattatttttggaACAAAAATATCTGCACAAAAGTTAAGATTgaatgtaataaaaactaagaattcaattcaatataatatattataaaaatcaagaaTCTAACAGAAGTGGACTTTTAAGATTAAGTAATTACtgtggaaaatattatacttcaaataATATAGGCCGTTTACCTGATAAACAGTAGATTCcgcaaaaaaaataactagtttagttaggtactataga
This is a stretch of genomic DNA from Acyrthosiphon pisum isolate AL4f chromosome A3, pea_aphid_22Mar2018_4r6ur, whole genome shotgun sequence. It encodes these proteins:
- the LOC100162717 gene encoding glucose dehydrogenase [FAD, quinone] encodes the protein MKSSGGSCECSWSDSSFLSGSCGNTGGLAFFMSLVDLVIRSQCSVTDPCRRATGRRQFPAGPVYPEELDFVVVGGGVAGSVVASRLSEVAGWTVGLLEAGPEEPSATSVPAFASAAMGTELDWRYLTEPQGNACLGAGGICAWPRGKMLGGTGAMTGMMYSRGHRRVYDGWRESGAVGWGYDDVLPYFKKSERNMDTDMVEPEYHGFDGPVTVQRFAHHPEMAESIVQAGVELGYRTGDLNGHNQTGFSIAQVMVHGGLRMSTSRAYLRPAHDRPNLFVKINSRVTGLVLNKLNSRVQGVKYVDQYGEHMVRARKEVILSAGVVGSAHLLLVSGIGPAEELLQAGVTVFQDLPVGRNLQHHVSVSVAATVNASEEAHYLTMDAVSEFLATRTGPLASTGLTQTTGFLTTSYSVDGVPDAQVYFDGLAPNCDKIPVDPDGPAYRKYEGSRAYVWARPTYLLTRSKGYIALRTGNPLDDPIIQPNYFQDPRDVLAMVESIRVVLALMDTRALSKWDMQPDTTPYQGCAQHVYGTDAYWACVVVTDTKPENHHSGTCKMGPIDDPETVVDPELRVLGVANLRVMDASVFPTGPNCNPMAPVIMVAEKGSDMVKQTWSAYAHEYNVPPYKKPRTA